A single window of Acidimicrobiales bacterium DNA harbors:
- a CDS encoding NTP transferase domain-containing protein, giving the protein MSSRRLFAVVLAAGKGTRMQSSRPKPLHLLCGKPMVLYVLDALAQCDVEVVSVVVGTGAERVVKKLHAEAGGLPLEFVEQAHQRGTGDAAAVGLSVLPTDDEDEAGDVIVLPGDTPLLEPGTIANLLEHHRETGAACTVLTARLDDPTGYGRIVRGRDDRVVRIVEQSDGSPTELAIDEVNTSIYCFKRGFLAPALRRISPENAQGELYLTDAVAVLADTGNQVEAISVADAAETAGVNDRIQLAAAEAALRRRTNLAWMRAGVTMLDPSATYLDTTVELAPDVTLFPNVLLQGRTVVGEGTEIGPDVRLVDCAVGAGARVSSTTARDAEIGPGATVGPYAVLEPGAQIPGDAVTGPFYTALSSEGDAAD; this is encoded by the coding sequence GTGAGCTCCCGTCGCCTCTTCGCTGTCGTGCTCGCTGCTGGCAAGGGCACCCGGATGCAGTCGTCGCGACCCAAGCCGCTGCACCTGCTGTGTGGCAAGCCGATGGTTCTGTACGTGCTGGACGCGCTGGCCCAGTGCGACGTGGAGGTCGTGTCGGTCGTCGTCGGTACCGGCGCCGAGCGTGTGGTCAAGAAGCTCCACGCCGAGGCGGGCGGCCTCCCCCTCGAGTTCGTCGAGCAGGCCCACCAGCGCGGCACCGGCGATGCCGCCGCCGTCGGTCTCAGCGTCCTGCCGACCGACGACGAGGATGAAGCCGGCGACGTGATCGTCCTGCCCGGCGACACCCCCCTGCTCGAGCCGGGGACCATCGCGAACCTCCTCGAGCACCACCGCGAGACGGGGGCCGCATGCACCGTTCTCACAGCGCGCCTGGACGACCCGACGGGATACGGCCGGATCGTGCGGGGCCGTGACGACCGCGTGGTGAGGATCGTGGAGCAGTCCGACGGCTCGCCCACCGAGCTCGCCATCGACGAGGTCAACACGTCCATCTACTGCTTCAAGCGGGGCTTCCTGGCGCCGGCCCTGCGACGCATCTCGCCCGAGAACGCACAGGGCGAGCTGTACCTGACCGACGCCGTGGCGGTCCTCGCGGACACCGGCAACCAGGTCGAGGCGATCAGCGTGGCCGACGCCGCCGAGACAGCCGGGGTCAACGACCGCATCCAACTCGCGGCCGCCGAGGCAGCGCTGCGGCGACGCACCAACCTCGCCTGGATGCGTGCCGGAGTGACCATGCTCGACCCGTCCGCGACGTACCTCGACACCACCGTGGAGCTCGCCCCCGACGTCACGTTGTTCCCCAACGTGTTGCTCCAGGGACGTACCGTCGTTGGTGAGGGAACCGAGATCGGCCCGGACGTGCGGCTCGTCGACTGCGCGGTCGGTGCCGGTGCACGGGTGTCGTCGACGACGGCGCGCGACGCCGAGATCGGCCCGGGCGCCACCGTCGGTCCCTACGCGGTTCTCGAACCCGGCGCACAGATCCCCGGGGACGCCGTGACCGGGCCGTTCTACACTGCGCTCTCCTCCGAGGGCGACGCGGCAGACTGA
- a CDS encoding 7-cyano-7-deazaguanine reductase: MDTPHYDLEMLGRPLRGPVDRVETFPLSEAALATNPSVTFMTDELTAVCPVTGQPDIYELELTYQPAGEAVESKSLKHWLWGFRDESIFAEELAPRIATTIHEATGARWTSVRLTQNIRGGIVTVVEATAG, encoded by the coding sequence ATGGACACACCCCACTACGACCTCGAGATGCTCGGCCGGCCACTGCGTGGTCCGGTGGATCGCGTCGAGACCTTCCCGTTGAGCGAGGCAGCCCTCGCGACCAACCCGAGCGTCACGTTCATGACCGACGAGTTGACCGCCGTGTGTCCCGTCACCGGCCAGCCCGACATCTACGAACTCGAGCTGACGTACCAGCCCGCGGGCGAGGCCGTGGAGTCGAAGTCCCTCAAGCACTGGCTGTGGGGCTTCCGTGACGAGTCGATCTTCGCGGAGGAACTCGCGCCGAGGATCGCAACGACGATCCACGAGGCCACCGGCGCCCGGTGGACGAGCGTGAGGCTCACCCAGAACATCCGCGGCGGGATCGTCACCGTCGTCGAAGCCACGGCGGGCTGA
- a CDS encoding TIM barrel protein, with product MGIGLVGLASGVIDRRDVVGTIRAAAEGGFDAVGIWFDPASWSTAREREVAAALADTGLVALDMEALYIGGPDGRSHDHGEAMVDAALAIGARNVLCVGPGVGPGPFAERFGELADRAAAGSTDRAPLTLSVEPTKLFSIALLTDAVDVMERSARPNTGILLDNLHISRMGLDPAVGAELDQGWIRYAQVCDAPAQPRGWSPTELRADAVDDRCNLGEGDLDVVAFVGSLPPDTPCNLEILSSALRELDPVPRAKSVREACRRTLGV from the coding sequence GTGGGCATCGGTCTGGTCGGTCTCGCGTCGGGGGTCATCGACCGTCGCGACGTTGTCGGCACCATCCGTGCCGCCGCCGAGGGCGGGTTCGACGCAGTCGGCATCTGGTTCGACCCCGCGTCGTGGTCGACGGCACGCGAGCGCGAGGTCGCGGCCGCCCTGGCCGACACCGGACTCGTGGCGCTCGACATGGAGGCTCTCTACATCGGCGGGCCCGACGGTCGATCCCACGACCACGGCGAGGCGATGGTCGACGCGGCCCTGGCCATCGGCGCGAGGAACGTTCTGTGCGTCGGTCCCGGTGTGGGGCCCGGCCCGTTCGCCGAACGCTTCGGAGAACTGGCGGACCGCGCCGCGGCGGGCTCCACCGACCGGGCACCGCTCACGTTGTCCGTCGAGCCGACGAAGCTGTTCTCGATCGCTCTGCTCACCGACGCAGTGGACGTCATGGAGCGCAGCGCCCGACCCAACACCGGGATCCTCCTCGACAACCTCCACATCTCCCGGATGGGCCTCGACCCGGCCGTCGGAGCGGAGCTGGACCAGGGGTGGATCCGCTATGCGCAGGTCTGCGACGCCCCGGCGCAACCTCGGGGCTGGTCGCCCACGGAACTGCGCGCCGACGCGGTGGACGACCGCTGCAACCTGGGCGAGGGCGACCTCGACGTCGTCGCCTTCGTGGGTTCCCTCCCACCCGACACGCCGTGCAACCTCGAGATCCTGTCGTCGGCACTGCGCGAGCTCGATCCGGTTCCACGGGCGAAGTCGGTGCGCGAGGCGTGCCGCCGCACACTCGGCGTCTGA
- a CDS encoding ribose-phosphate diphosphokinase has protein sequence MELVTKKRLHLVAGRANFGLATSIAEHLGVPLGETNLAEFANGEIHCRFGDSVRGADVFIVQSHVSWEDHSINDAIMEHLIMVDAAERASAKRITAVCPLYGYARQDRKSHGREPISAKLVADAFRLAGADRLISVDLHSGQIQGFFDGPWDHLTAMPVLCEAMKALGGDLVVVSPDAGRVKVAERYAIELGADLAIVHKRRISGEKNVVEAKEVVGEVDGRTCVLIDDMIDTGGTIVAAAEQLAERGASAVHAATTHGLLSGPAIDRIKNSVIDKVIITDTVPLPADKHIDKIEVVSVAGIVAAAIDAVFEDTSVSKIFGGKNLS, from the coding sequence ATGGAGCTCGTAACCAAGAAGCGCCTTCACCTCGTGGCGGGTCGCGCCAACTTCGGCCTCGCCACCTCGATAGCCGAGCATCTCGGCGTCCCGCTGGGGGAGACCAACCTCGCCGAGTTCGCCAACGGCGAGATCCACTGCCGCTTCGGCGACTCCGTGCGGGGCGCCGACGTCTTCATCGTGCAGAGCCACGTGTCGTGGGAGGACCACTCCATCAACGACGCGATCATGGAGCACCTGATCATGGTGGACGCCGCCGAGCGCGCGTCGGCCAAGCGGATCACCGCCGTCTGCCCGCTCTACGGGTACGCGCGCCAGGACCGCAAGTCCCACGGCCGTGAACCGATCTCGGCCAAGCTCGTGGCCGATGCCTTCCGCTTGGCCGGGGCCGACCGGCTCATCTCGGTCGACCTGCACTCGGGTCAGATCCAGGGGTTCTTCGACGGGCCCTGGGACCACCTGACGGCGATGCCCGTTCTGTGTGAGGCGATGAAGGCTCTCGGAGGAGATCTCGTCGTCGTCTCGCCGGACGCCGGCCGCGTGAAGGTGGCCGAGCGCTACGCGATCGAGCTCGGCGCCGATCTCGCCATCGTGCACAAGCGACGGATCTCCGGCGAGAAGAACGTCGTCGAGGCCAAGGAGGTCGTCGGTGAGGTCGACGGCCGCACCTGCGTGCTCATCGACGACATGATCGACACGGGCGGGACCATCGTCGCCGCCGCCGAACAGCTCGCCGAGCGTGGTGCCTCGGCGGTCCACGCTGCGACCACCCACGGACTCCTGTCGGGGCCGGCGATCGACCGCATCAAGAACTCCGTGATCGACAAGGTCATCATCACCGACACGGTCCCGTTGCCTGCCGACAAGCACATCGACAAGATCGAGGTCGTGTCCGTCGCGGGGATCGTCGCGGCCGCGATCGACGCCGTCTTCGAGGACACCTCGGTCTCCAAGATCTTCGG